Proteins from one Desulfitobacterium chlororespirans DSM 11544 genomic window:
- a CDS encoding ABC transporter ATP-binding protein produces MKQIVTGETIVKYFGKGGERVKALDKVSLQINEGEFIAVMGPSGSGKSTLLFALSGLDGIDSGKVMFEGRDISLLSEHELADLRRTKIGFVFQQPTLLKNLNILDNILLPAWRGNRKNTLQITEKARKIMKRAGIAELEKRDITQVSGGQLQRAGICRALLSGPEIIFGDEPTGALNSTSAQEVMSLFSEINREGTAVMLVTHDARVAAAAERILFMSDGKIVSEIRFPQSAGRDAGNKIRKITAKMQEIDI; encoded by the coding sequence ATGAAACAGATTGTCACCGGTGAAACCATTGTCAAGTATTTTGGCAAGGGCGGCGAGAGAGTCAAGGCTCTGGATAAAGTCTCCCTCCAAATAAACGAAGGCGAATTCATTGCGGTTATGGGGCCTTCCGGATCGGGAAAGTCAACGCTTCTGTTCGCACTCAGCGGTCTGGACGGAATTGACAGCGGGAAAGTTATGTTTGAGGGCCGGGATATTTCGCTACTCAGTGAACATGAACTTGCCGACCTGCGCAGAACCAAAATAGGATTTGTTTTTCAGCAGCCCACCCTGTTGAAAAATCTGAATATCCTGGATAACATCCTTCTTCCCGCTTGGCGCGGCAACAGAAAAAACACCCTGCAGATAACGGAAAAAGCCAGAAAGATTATGAAAAGAGCCGGGATTGCGGAGCTGGAAAAGCGGGATATCACCCAGGTTTCGGGCGGGCAGCTGCAGCGTGCGGGAATCTGCCGTGCTTTGCTGAGCGGTCCGGAAATTATTTTCGGGGATGAACCCACCGGCGCCCTTAACTCAACATCTGCCCAGGAAGTGATGAGCCTGTTTTCCGAAATCAATCGGGAGGGGACTGCGGTTATGCTGGTGACTCATGATGCCAGGGTAGCGGCGGCGGCAGAGCGCATTCTGTTTATGAGTGATGGCAAAATAGTCAGCGAAATACGGTTTCCCCAATCAGCCGGTAGGGATGCCGGGAACAAAATAAGGAAAATCACGGCAAAAATGCAGGAGATCGACATATAA